The following are encoded together in the Pseudoalteromonas ruthenica genome:
- a CDS encoding acyl-CoA dehydrogenase, whose translation MWLVLLIIVAVIVIFAVRDIRMSIVTRPVFKWFKQALPPLSATERDAMEAGDIWWDGELFRGNPDWHQLHQYATSQLSAEEREFIDNQVVELCAMLDDETITAQQDMPESVWQYLKGEGFFALIIPKEHGGHDFSALANSTIVAKIASKSLSAAVTVMVPNSLGPAELLLHYGTLSQQQQWLPKLAKGEALPCFALTGPEAGSDAGAIPDTGVVCKGEFAGKEVLGLRLNWSKRYITLAPRATVLGLAFKMFDPDGLLGTTKNIGITCALIPTDHPGVRTGDRHKPMNMGFLNGTTEGKDVFIPLEWIIGGEVQAGNGWRMLVECLSAGRGISLPALSTATGHLSARTSGAYAALRQQFGVAIGEFEGIQEALARIGGLTYQLEAARVLTATAIDQKLSPSVITAIAKYHMTEMGRQVINDALDIHAGKGIQMGPNNYLAHCYMGTPVSITVEGANILTRNLMIFGQGAIRCHPYVIDEMVAAGLDDEEKGVREFDPLLCQHMLYSAGNGVMSFVHALTGSYFAKAPVGGATAKYYRYLGRFSRALAFCADIAMLRFGGDLKRREMLSARLGDVLSHLYLASAVLKRYQDEGHQHADLPFVQYSVERSLYLCTKAFDEFIYNLGSWPLSLAVRAVVLPLGNHFKMPKDEVAKQVAQHMTRSGVVRERLTHLCVVDDSNGTAVLDKALEAQQHAAQGYREVHKLRKKGEIQGLTMMQLIEDARAKNKLSAEQSEQLIAAESLRQEVIAVDVFAAQEFE comes from the coding sequence ATGTGGTTAGTTTTATTAATCATCGTAGCTGTGATCGTTATTTTCGCAGTACGAGATATTCGCATGAGCATTGTTACTCGACCAGTTTTCAAGTGGTTTAAACAAGCATTACCGCCGCTGTCTGCGACAGAGCGAGATGCCATGGAAGCGGGCGATATCTGGTGGGATGGGGAGCTCTTTCGCGGCAACCCCGATTGGCACCAATTGCACCAGTATGCAACCTCACAGTTAAGTGCTGAAGAACGTGAGTTTATTGATAACCAAGTCGTTGAGCTGTGCGCCATGCTTGATGATGAAACCATTACCGCACAACAGGACATGCCAGAGTCAGTGTGGCAGTACCTAAAGGGTGAGGGGTTTTTCGCCCTAATTATTCCCAAAGAGCACGGTGGCCATGACTTCTCGGCATTGGCCAACTCAACCATTGTTGCCAAAATTGCCAGTAAAAGCCTAAGTGCTGCGGTGACTGTCATGGTGCCCAATAGCTTAGGGCCCGCTGAGCTTCTGCTTCATTATGGCACCTTGTCACAACAACAACAGTGGTTACCTAAGCTTGCCAAAGGCGAAGCGCTGCCATGTTTTGCCTTAACCGGTCCAGAAGCAGGTTCGGATGCCGGTGCCATTCCAGATACTGGGGTTGTATGCAAAGGCGAATTTGCCGGTAAGGAAGTGCTGGGTTTACGCCTAAACTGGTCAAAACGCTATATCACCTTGGCACCGCGCGCGACAGTATTGGGCTTGGCCTTTAAAATGTTCGACCCCGACGGATTATTAGGAACAACAAAAAATATCGGTATTACCTGTGCATTGATCCCCACCGACCACCCTGGAGTACGCACTGGCGACAGACATAAACCCATGAATATGGGCTTTTTAAATGGCACCACAGAAGGGAAAGATGTCTTCATTCCACTTGAATGGATTATCGGTGGTGAAGTGCAAGCAGGCAACGGTTGGCGTATGCTAGTGGAATGTTTAAGTGCTGGGCGCGGTATTTCATTGCCAGCGCTGAGCACGGCAACCGGGCACTTGAGTGCGCGCACCAGTGGCGCTTACGCGGCGCTAAGGCAACAATTTGGTGTCGCAATTGGCGAATTTGAGGGAATACAAGAAGCCCTCGCTCGCATCGGCGGATTAACCTACCAATTAGAAGCTGCGCGGGTCTTGACCGCAACGGCGATAGACCAAAAATTAAGCCCCTCGGTGATCACCGCCATCGCTAAGTATCATATGACCGAGATGGGCCGCCAAGTGATCAACGATGCCTTGGATATACACGCCGGCAAGGGCATTCAAATGGGCCCCAATAATTATCTCGCCCATTGTTATATGGGCACACCGGTATCGATCACCGTAGAGGGAGCCAATATTCTTACCCGGAATCTGATGATTTTTGGGCAAGGCGCGATCCGCTGCCACCCCTATGTGATTGATGAAATGGTCGCCGCAGGATTGGATGATGAAGAAAAAGGGGTGCGTGAGTTTGATCCGCTGCTTTGCCAGCATATGTTATACAGTGCTGGTAATGGCGTTATGTCGTTTGTGCATGCGCTCACTGGTAGTTATTTTGCCAAGGCACCCGTCGGTGGAGCGACAGCCAAATACTACCGCTACCTAGGGCGCTTCTCTAGAGCACTGGCATTTTGTGCCGATATTGCCATGCTCCGTTTCGGGGGCGATTTAAAGCGCCGGGAAATGCTGTCGGCTCGTTTGGGTGATGTGCTCAGCCACTTGTACCTCGCCTCAGCAGTACTTAAGCGCTACCAAGATGAGGGCCATCAACACGCCGATTTGCCATTTGTACAATACAGTGTTGAGCGTAGCCTCTATCTGTGCACCAAAGCCTTTGATGAATTTATCTACAACCTAGGAAGCTGGCCACTGTCGTTGGCTGTTCGTGCCGTGGTACTACCGTTGGGCAATCATTTTAAAATGCCTAAGGATGAGGTCGCTAAGCAAGTTGCGCAGCATATGACTCGCAGTGGCGTGGTACGTGAGCGCCTCACGCATTTATGTGTGGTTGATGACAGCAATGGTACAGCGGTGCTTGATAAGGCTTTAGAAGCGCAACAACATGCAGCTCAAGGATATCGTGAGGTTCATAAGTTGCGTAAAAAAGGAGAGATTCAAGGGCTGACGATGATGCAGCTAATTGAAGATGCACGGGCTAAGAATAAGCTTAGTGCTGAGCAGAGCGAGCAACTGATTGCGGCTGAGTCACTAAGGCAAGAGGTCATCGCTGTGGATGTTTTTGCCGCACAAGAGTTTGAGTGA
- a CDS encoding M2 family metallopeptidase — protein sequence MTRLPFKLSLSAVLVSVTLGLSGCNDTTTTQPTESAAETKMSSNKLTATDAKAFLANTEQQLAKLYEKSSRAAWIYANFITHDTAQLAAAANQEVTETIVRLANEAARFDDLELDADSRRKLDKLKLALTLPAPQDAAKTEKLANIVAELDGLYGKGEYCKDGGQCLSLGEMTATMASSRDYNELLDLWQGWRQISKPMRPLYEQQVTLTNEGAQELGYADTGAMWRSKYDMPADEFATELDRLWGQVKPLYDSLHCHVRAKLGEQYGEDKLPEDGTIPAHLLGNMWAQQWGNIYDLVAPENADPGYDVTELLAQHDYDELEMVRGAEKFFTSMGFAPLPDTFYERSLFTKPQDRDVQCHASAWNLDSKDDLRIKMCIQRTGEEFATIHHELGHNFYQRAYNQQPLYYQESANDGFHEAIGDTIALSVTPEYLKEIGLLDEVPDESKDIGLLMRMALDKVAFIPFGLLVDQWRWQVFSGEITPEQYNQAWWQLRKKYQGISAPIARSESDFDPGAKYHVPGNTPYTRYFLAHILQFDFHRSLCEIAGNDAAIHRCSIYNSKEAGQRLNEMLEMGSSQPWQQALAKVTGKEQMDATAILDYFAPLQAYLDEQNKGRQCGW from the coding sequence ATGACACGTCTTCCATTTAAACTGAGCCTGAGTGCGGTTTTGGTCTCGGTAACCTTAGGGTTAAGTGGCTGCAATGACACAACCACAACTCAGCCCACTGAGAGCGCTGCAGAAACAAAAATGAGCAGCAACAAACTCACAGCAACTGATGCCAAAGCGTTTTTAGCAAACACTGAACAGCAGTTAGCCAAGCTGTATGAGAAAAGTAGCCGTGCCGCGTGGATTTACGCCAATTTTATTACTCATGATACGGCACAGCTCGCAGCGGCCGCGAACCAAGAAGTAACCGAAACCATCGTGCGTTTAGCCAATGAGGCTGCCCGTTTTGATGATCTGGAGTTAGACGCTGATAGCCGCCGCAAACTCGATAAACTGAAACTGGCACTGACGCTACCGGCACCACAAGATGCAGCAAAAACCGAAAAGCTGGCCAATATTGTCGCTGAGCTTGATGGTCTGTATGGCAAAGGCGAGTATTGTAAAGATGGTGGCCAATGTTTAAGTCTCGGTGAGATGACCGCAACCATGGCATCGAGTCGCGACTACAATGAGTTATTAGATCTATGGCAAGGGTGGCGACAAATTTCTAAGCCTATGCGCCCTTTATACGAACAGCAAGTCACGTTAACGAATGAAGGCGCGCAAGAGCTTGGCTATGCCGATACAGGCGCAATGTGGCGCAGTAAGTACGACATGCCTGCCGATGAATTTGCCACTGAACTTGACCGCCTATGGGGCCAAGTTAAGCCTTTATATGACTCCCTGCACTGTCATGTGCGCGCCAAGCTGGGTGAGCAGTATGGCGAAGATAAATTACCTGAAGATGGCACCATTCCAGCGCACTTACTCGGTAATATGTGGGCACAACAATGGGGTAATATCTACGACTTGGTTGCGCCTGAAAATGCCGATCCTGGCTATGATGTAACCGAACTACTAGCGCAGCATGACTATGATGAGCTCGAGATGGTGCGCGGTGCGGAAAAGTTTTTCACCTCCATGGGCTTTGCACCGCTACCTGATACTTTCTATGAGCGCTCTTTATTTACCAAACCTCAGGATCGCGATGTGCAATGTCATGCATCAGCGTGGAACCTCGATAGTAAAGATGATTTACGTATTAAGATGTGTATTCAGCGCACCGGCGAAGAGTTTGCCACCATTCACCATGAATTAGGACACAACTTCTACCAACGCGCTTACAACCAGCAACCTCTGTACTATCAAGAAAGTGCCAACGATGGGTTCCATGAAGCCATTGGCGATACGATTGCGCTGTCGGTCACTCCTGAGTATTTAAAAGAGATTGGCCTATTAGATGAAGTCCCTGATGAATCTAAAGACATTGGCTTACTCATGCGCATGGCACTAGATAAAGTGGCCTTTATCCCATTTGGTTTGTTAGTTGATCAGTGGCGTTGGCAGGTGTTTTCTGGAGAGATTACCCCTGAGCAGTACAACCAAGCTTGGTGGCAATTGCGCAAGAAGTATCAAGGGATCAGCGCTCCCATCGCTCGTTCTGAGTCGGACTTTGATCCGGGGGCCAAGTACCACGTGCCTGGAAACACGCCTTATACTCGCTATTTCCTAGCCCATATTTTACAGTTCGACTTCCATCGTAGCCTATGTGAGATTGCCGGCAATGACGCCGCCATTCACCGTTGCTCCATCTATAACTCAAAAGAAGCTGGGCAGCGACTTAACGAGATGTTAGAAATGGGCTCTTCGCAGCCATGGCAACAAGCGCTCGCAAAAGTAACAGGTAAAGAGCAAATGGATGCAACCGCTATTCTTGATTATTTTGCACCATTACAAGCTTACTTAGATGAGCAAAACAAGGGTCGTCAATGTGGTTGGTAA
- a CDS encoding putative porin: MKKLSVAIASVLFSGAAFAQSYQSISNLEYLNVESEDNVAVDSIYYFAPKQVLGPLDQFEYINKESNIFGRISDNDYATGYNVGGEYFADQFLVGASYSVVDPDDFDSADQYTLSLGYLVSDNFLLKAERVDPEHGDETYFFSGRYDHALNSTDYVGFEVRIDDEFDHRELNGKYFKDLKQGNYLTVEAQYINRDDADNYWQLGSNYYFNKMTSVFVNFDDEDFYNFGAKYFIDTNFAVSAGYGSNWDESSYDQWFLKATAQF; encoded by the coding sequence ATGAAAAAACTATCCGTCGCCATCGCGTCTGTACTTTTCTCCGGTGCTGCCTTCGCACAGTCTTATCAATCAATCAGCAACCTTGAATACCTCAATGTAGAAAGTGAGGACAATGTTGCCGTAGATTCGATTTACTACTTCGCACCAAAGCAGGTGTTGGGCCCGCTTGATCAGTTTGAGTATATTAACAAAGAGTCAAACATCTTTGGCCGTATCTCAGACAATGATTATGCGACTGGCTACAACGTAGGCGGTGAATACTTCGCGGATCAATTCCTAGTAGGCGCGTCTTACAGCGTTGTTGACCCAGATGACTTCGACAGTGCTGATCAATACACACTAAGCCTTGGTTACCTAGTTAGCGACAACTTCTTGTTGAAAGCTGAGCGCGTAGACCCAGAGCACGGTGATGAAACTTACTTCTTCTCTGGCCGTTACGATCACGCTTTAAACAGCACTGATTACGTCGGTTTTGAAGTGCGTATTGATGACGAGTTCGACCACCGTGAGCTTAACGGTAAGTACTTCAAAGACCTTAAGCAAGGTAACTACTTAACTGTTGAAGCACAGTACATTAACCGTGACGATGCGGACAACTACTGGCAGCTAGGTTCTAACTACTACTTCAATAAAATGACGTCAGTATTCGTTAACTTCGACGATGAAGACTTCTATAACTTTGGTGCGAAATACTTCATCGACACCAACTTCGCAGTATCTGCTGGTTACGGCAGCAACTGGGATGAGTCAAGCTATGATCAGTGGTTCCTAAAAGCAACTGCACAGTTCTAA
- a CDS encoding PH domain-containing protein, translating to MGLLSGLIGNASEVDEGELDSLLEEILAPGENLEKAYKVIRDLFLFTNKRLILVDKQGVTGSKMEVLSIPFSKITKFSKESAGHFDMDAELKIWIGSDPSPLCKNFKAGDNINEVYRILSRYVL from the coding sequence ATGGGATTACTTAGTGGATTAATTGGCAATGCCAGTGAAGTAGATGAAGGGGAGTTAGACTCTTTACTTGAAGAGATACTTGCTCCAGGTGAGAACCTAGAAAAAGCGTATAAAGTGATCCGTGACTTATTCTTGTTCACTAACAAACGTCTGATCTTAGTAGACAAACAAGGTGTAACAGGGTCGAAGATGGAGGTGCTCAGTATTCCATTTAGTAAAATCACTAAGTTCAGTAAGGAAAGTGCTGGCCACTTTGATATGGATGCTGAACTAAAAATTTGGATAGGCTCTGATCCGAGTCCGTTGTGTAAGAACTTTAAAGCGGGTGATAACATTAACGAAGTGTATCGGATCCTATCTCGCTACGTTTTGTAA
- a CDS encoding ABC transporter ATP-binding protein, giving the protein MSQLILARGVSHYFGSKKALDNVDIELQTGKPIALVGPNGAGKTTLFSLICGYLQPSEGEIKVLGHRPGSAALFGQLSALPQDALLDPNFSVAQQLALYARLQGFSQRQAKIETQRVLELVNLKDTADSRAKELSHGMKKRICIAQALLGSPKLVMLDEATAGLDPANARAIRELVSALSTETTFVLSSHDLSELERLCDRVLYLQQGRLATHQLDSQTEQLAYLTLQLREQNDHVAAALKALPHVVSVDNSQRNEFVIGYSSEGLSEAMDIALLTLCHKQNWRYRALINGHTLENQLFATGA; this is encoded by the coding sequence ATGAGCCAGTTAATTTTAGCACGCGGCGTTAGCCACTATTTCGGCAGCAAAAAAGCGCTCGATAATGTTGATATTGAATTACAAACCGGAAAGCCCATTGCGTTAGTCGGCCCCAATGGCGCAGGTAAAACCACGCTGTTTAGCCTTATCTGCGGCTATTTGCAACCCAGTGAAGGCGAGATTAAGGTATTGGGACATCGTCCCGGCAGCGCCGCGTTGTTCGGTCAGTTAAGTGCCTTACCACAAGACGCGCTACTGGACCCCAACTTTAGTGTTGCCCAGCAATTGGCTTTATATGCCCGCCTGCAAGGTTTTAGCCAGCGCCAAGCAAAAATAGAAACACAGCGGGTGTTGGAACTGGTCAATCTCAAAGACACCGCAGACAGTCGCGCTAAAGAGCTTTCTCATGGCATGAAAAAGCGCATTTGTATCGCCCAAGCGCTGCTTGGTTCGCCGAAGTTGGTGATGCTTGATGAAGCAACGGCTGGTTTAGACCCCGCCAATGCCAGGGCTATTCGAGAGTTGGTCAGTGCGCTCAGTACCGAGACGACCTTTGTATTGAGCTCGCACGACTTATCGGAGCTGGAGCGGCTCTGCGACCGCGTTTTATACTTGCAGCAAGGGCGCTTGGCGACCCATCAATTGGACTCGCAAACCGAGCAGTTGGCGTATCTAACTCTGCAACTACGTGAGCAAAACGATCACGTTGCAGCGGCGTTAAAGGCGCTTCCTCACGTAGTGAGCGTTGATAATAGTCAGCGTAATGAATTTGTTATTGGTTACAGCAGCGAGGGCCTCAGTGAGGCAATGGATATCGCCTTGCTAACGCTGTGCCATAAACAAAATTGGCGTTATCGCGCCTTGATAAACGGTCACACCCTAGAAAATCAATTATTCGCAACAGGAGCATAG
- a CDS encoding ABC transporter permease: MDPRRIFELVKFELARHFLTKKAWLALLAFALVWLMIYRYGISQAVSVLSDPNFEQFMLAAFGNLGLQSLLHWPDAEMAVYWLIALVTFPLFIIYLTSDQFVSDKERGTLRFIALRATRAEILLGRYFGHCLSAAALLAISIIGTLILIAFRDTSALVPALARALQFELLLLVNLMPFIALMTLLNTIARSSRMALIYVILLYTIGLMVLAILQGQLGLPMWLDYLIPGEPLDNIATVRPSPVTDIAWPLLQSGLLLALSFYKLQRSSL, from the coding sequence ATGGATCCAAGGCGTATCTTCGAGCTGGTTAAATTTGAACTGGCGCGACACTTTCTTACCAAAAAGGCGTGGTTGGCGCTGCTTGCTTTTGCCTTAGTGTGGTTGATGATTTATCGCTACGGTATTTCTCAAGCTGTATCGGTGCTTTCAGACCCTAACTTTGAACAGTTTATGCTTGCCGCTTTTGGCAACCTCGGGTTACAGAGTTTATTGCACTGGCCTGATGCGGAAATGGCCGTATATTGGCTGATTGCCTTAGTCACCTTTCCTCTTTTCATTATTTATTTAACCAGTGATCAATTTGTTAGCGACAAAGAACGCGGCACGCTGCGGTTCATCGCTTTACGCGCCACTCGCGCTGAAATTCTATTAGGGCGCTATTTCGGTCACTGCTTAAGCGCCGCTGCGTTGCTGGCGATTAGCATTATCGGCACGCTGATCCTCATTGCCTTTCGCGATACCAGTGCACTGGTCCCTGCTTTGGCACGCGCGCTGCAGTTTGAACTCCTCCTGTTGGTTAACCTAATGCCATTTATTGCCTTGATGACGTTATTGAATACCATAGCGCGCTCATCACGTATGGCGCTTATTTACGTTATTTTATTGTACACCATAGGGTTAATGGTACTGGCTATTCTACAAGGCCAGTTAGGACTGCCGATGTGGTTGGATTACCTTATTCCCGGTGAGCCGCTAGATAATATCGCCACCGTTCGGCCTAGCCCTGTCACTGACATAGCTTGGCCATTGTTGCAAAGTGGCCTGTTGTTAGCGCTAAGTTTTTATAAGTTGCAGCGGAGTAGTCTATGA
- a CDS encoding cystathionine beta-lyase produces the protein MKKQTQLISSGRDKKFTQGVVNPVVQRASTVVFDSVAEFKDAAKNRGNHALFYGRRGTTTHFALQQAIAQLEGGAGCALYPSGAAAISNSLLSFVKAGDHILMMDNAYEPTRDFCDKVLAGLGVTTTYYDPQIGADISTLFQENTKVLFMESPGSITMEVQDVPAMVAEAKAHNIMTMLDNTYGNGMHFRPLEHGVDISIQAATKYIVGHSDVMMGVSVANEQHWPVLREQSYLLGQCCSADDAYLALRGLRTMAVRLQQHERNALQVAKWLQSHPLVDHVRHPALESCPGHAFFKRDFDGSNGLFSVVMKEGTQQALDALVESLHHFKMGFSWGGFESLITTNLSMKALRSETSWQYGPVVRLHIGLEDVDDLIADLSQGLNVYADALAKK, from the coding sequence ATGAAAAAACAAACACAGTTGATAAGCTCTGGGCGAGATAAAAAGTTCACTCAAGGGGTTGTTAACCCTGTGGTACAGCGCGCCTCTACCGTGGTTTTTGATTCCGTTGCTGAGTTTAAAGACGCAGCTAAAAATCGCGGAAACCATGCATTATTTTACGGTCGTCGCGGCACCACAACACACTTTGCGCTACAACAAGCAATTGCTCAGCTAGAAGGCGGAGCCGGCTGTGCCCTTTATCCGTCGGGCGCTGCTGCCATCAGTAATAGCCTGCTATCTTTTGTCAAAGCCGGCGATCACATTCTAATGATGGATAATGCCTATGAACCTACCCGGGATTTTTGCGACAAAGTGCTGGCAGGGTTAGGGGTGACAACTACCTATTATGACCCGCAAATTGGCGCCGATATTAGTACGCTTTTCCAGGAAAATACTAAGGTGCTATTTATGGAATCCCCCGGCTCAATCACCATGGAGGTCCAAGATGTGCCCGCCATGGTGGCCGAGGCTAAGGCTCACAATATTATGACCATGCTGGATAACACTTACGGCAATGGTATGCATTTTCGACCCTTAGAGCATGGTGTTGATATTAGTATTCAGGCGGCCACCAAATACATAGTTGGTCACAGTGATGTGATGATGGGAGTCAGTGTTGCCAATGAGCAGCATTGGCCGGTGCTGCGCGAGCAGTCATACCTTTTGGGGCAATGTTGTAGTGCCGACGATGCATATTTGGCCTTGCGAGGGCTACGCACCATGGCTGTGAGGTTACAGCAACATGAGCGCAACGCATTACAAGTAGCAAAGTGGCTACAGTCGCACCCGTTAGTGGATCATGTTCGTCACCCTGCGCTGGAAAGTTGTCCGGGCCATGCGTTTTTCAAACGCGATTTTGACGGCAGTAATGGGTTATTCTCCGTTGTAATGAAAGAGGGCACACAACAAGCCCTTGATGCCTTAGTTGAATCATTACACCATTTTAAAATGGGCTTCTCTTGGGGTGGCTTTGAGAGTCTAATTACCACCAACCTGAGCATGAAGGCTTTGCGCAGTGAAACGTCATGGCAGTATGGCCCGGTAGTGCGTTTGCATATCGGTTTAGAAGACGTCGATGACTTAATTGCCGATCTCAGCCAAGGGCTTAATGTGTACGCCGATGCTTTAGCCAAGAAATAG
- the nudC gene encoding NAD(+) diphosphatase, translating to MLQYTQLPLDRHSSERKDPNWLLNKRPLGRYVLINTDRNLFSIDNQTPLFLSYEQVKDFAPDNAIYLGEHQCQHYFALDVSETLANDCAYAEGEFVDIRRYGSIVEPGAAAILVLARGLCHWHKTHRFCGRCGNENIQAEAGHARKCINRDCRHLTFPRTDPAVIMLVHHKFNDGIERCLLGRQASWPEGVYSTLAGFVDPGETLEAAVAREVMEEAGIAVQSPRYIASQPWPFPSSLMLGYMAQASSTDIFIDQDELSDARWFSRDELKHFGTWGDAGTDYKLPRCDSISRYLIDTWVAQNEENK from the coding sequence ATGCTGCAATACACCCAGTTGCCATTGGATAGGCACTCAAGCGAGCGTAAAGACCCTAACTGGCTGTTAAATAAACGCCCGCTGGGGCGTTATGTATTAATAAATACAGATCGAAATCTGTTCAGTATTGATAATCAAACCCCACTGTTTTTGAGCTATGAGCAAGTAAAAGACTTCGCCCCCGATAACGCGATTTATTTAGGTGAGCATCAATGCCAGCATTACTTTGCTCTTGATGTGAGTGAAACATTGGCTAACGACTGTGCTTATGCCGAAGGTGAATTTGTCGATATCCGCCGTTATGGCTCGATAGTTGAGCCTGGCGCTGCTGCAATACTGGTACTTGCGCGAGGGCTGTGCCATTGGCATAAGACCCACCGCTTTTGTGGCCGTTGCGGCAATGAAAATATTCAAGCGGAGGCCGGTCATGCCCGAAAATGCATCAACCGCGACTGTCGTCACCTTACTTTTCCACGTACCGATCCGGCCGTTATTATGTTGGTGCATCATAAGTTCAATGATGGTATCGAACGCTGTTTATTAGGTCGTCAAGCAAGCTGGCCTGAGGGCGTCTATTCCACCTTAGCTGGATTTGTCGACCCAGGGGAAACACTCGAAGCTGCTGTTGCCAGAGAAGTGATGGAAGAGGCGGGAATAGCCGTGCAATCGCCACGCTATATTGCCTCACAGCCATGGCCTTTTCCAAGCTCGCTGATGTTAGGCTATATGGCACAGGCAAGCTCAACAGATATCTTTATTGACCAAGACGAGCTCAGCGACGCACGTTGGTTCTCTAGAGACGAGCTAAAGCATTTTGGCACCTGGGGAGATGCGGGCACTGACTACAAACTTCCCCGCTGCGATTCTATTTCACGGTATCTTATTGATACTTGGGTTGCACAGAATGAGGAAAACAAATGA
- the nagB gene encoding glucosamine-6-phosphate deaminase → MQIVILKDATEVARYGADLFVAQLKKQPASTLGLATGSTPVALYQNLIEKNQQGDISFSQVTSFNLDEYLGLDGSHPQSYRFFMNEQLFDHIDIAKERTHVPPGDAQDPIAACQEYEARILAAGGIDIQLLGIGRNGHIGFNEPSSGLTSRTRVKTLTKATIDDNARFFSEDEYQPHLSITMGIGTILDAKKVVLLATGENKAAAIKATVEGPLTASCPASALQMHRDAVIVIDEAAASELADVDFYKHIEAENQKLLARLAAK, encoded by the coding sequence ATGCAAATCGTGATTCTTAAAGATGCTACAGAGGTAGCCCGTTACGGCGCTGACCTATTTGTAGCCCAGCTAAAAAAGCAACCCGCTTCCACGCTCGGCCTGGCGACAGGCTCAACGCCAGTGGCGCTATATCAAAATTTGATCGAAAAAAATCAACAGGGTGATATCAGCTTTTCACAAGTTACTAGCTTTAATCTAGATGAATACTTAGGCTTAGACGGCTCTCATCCGCAGAGCTACCGCTTCTTTATGAATGAGCAGTTGTTCGACCACATTGATATTGCCAAAGAGCGTACCCATGTACCGCCGGGCGATGCCCAAGATCCTATTGCTGCATGTCAGGAATATGAAGCGCGCATTCTCGCAGCCGGTGGCATCGATATTCAGTTACTTGGAATAGGGCGCAATGGCCATATAGGCTTTAATGAACCCTCGTCAGGCTTAACATCGCGAACCCGTGTTAAGACTCTAACGAAGGCAACGATCGATGATAATGCTCGCTTTTTCAGCGAGGATGAATATCAGCCGCACTTATCCATTACCATGGGTATTGGTACCATACTTGATGCCAAAAAAGTGGTGTTATTGGCAACCGGTGAAAATAAAGCGGCAGCCATCAAAGCCACGGTAGAAGGGCCGCTAACTGCCTCTTGCCCAGCTTCGGCACTGCAGATGCATCGCGATGCCGTTATCGTTATTGATGAAGCCGCAGCCAGTGAGCTTGCCGATGTTGATTTCTACAAGCATATAGAGGCCGAAAATCAGAAGTTATTGGCGCGCCTAGCAGCTAAGTAA